TGGACCAGAGCTCACTCAGACGATTTTCGATCGGAGTGCCTGTGAGAGCGATCCGATGCCATGCTTTCAAATCGCGCACAGCGGATGCTTGCTTTGTATAGGCGTTTTTAATATTTTGCGCCTCGTCGAGACAAATCGTATCCCATGTAACCATTCCTAGCTCCTGCTCATCCAAATGGGACAGGGCGTAGGAGGTAATCACCAGATCCGCTCCCTTGATCGCTGGCAAAAAGGCCTCCTTCTTTTGGCGATCATTACCATAATGAATCATCACCTGAAGAGAGGGTGCGAAGCGCTTCAGCTCTTTTTGCCAGTTACCTATGACGGAGGTCGGGCAGATTAAGAGAGAAGGAGTACTGGCTGGGCCATGTTGTTTGACATGAAGCAAATACGTAATAAATTGAACCGTTTTTCCCAATCCCATGTCATCAGCCAGACAAGCTCCCAACCCAAAGCGGCGTAAAAAGAACAGCCACGAACTGCCCTCTAGCTGATAATGGCGCAACGTCCCGTGAAAAGTAGATGGCTGCTCCATGATCGGAATGCGCTTTGTTTCTTGCAATTGATTCAACAGCTCTCGCAAATGCTGGTTTAGCTGAACTTCAACCGTTAGAGAAGTGTCGAAATCGAACTCATCATCGGGTAGCTCCTCAACCTCCACAGTGGGGGCGAGGTGCATTCTCATGACATCGCGAAGGGACATGCCGTTTTTCGCTTGGTTTTTCTTGAGCGCTTCCTGTAGCTGCAAGAATAGATCGGGAGTCAATTGCACCCAATGCCCGCGAATTTTCAACAGGCGCTGCTTTTGTTTAATGAGTTCCTCAAATTCCTCTTCGCTGAGCTCTACAGGTCCCAAGGCGAGCTTCCATTCAAAATCCATGAGCTGGGAGACACCCAGGAACGACTGTCTGCTAGCTCCGACAGAGGTTGTAATCTTGGCTTTTAGCTTCGGTTTTACCCGACGCACTTGTTCCCACCATGCTGGCAAAAAGACGTGAATACCAGCTTGCACTAACTGCAAACTGCTCGAGGTCAAAAAGATCCATGCTTGCTCGTTCGTCAGTCGGGTGAGAAAACGGCTTTGATTCTCCTGGGTGTCTTTTTGCCAAGGGAGAATCTCTTTGCATTTGGCTAGGTCCGTGAGAAAACGACTCCAGTGCTCACGCCAGTCAGCAGGGATGCGAGCGGTGGCTACTCCCTCAGCCGTCAACTGGTGTGGCTCAATGAGAAATAACTGATCTGGCTCTTCACGATTCTGCAAATACACGTGAAGTTGCCAGTCATTGGTGTGCTCCTCGGCCTCGATGATTTGCAAGCATGTGCGAAACGGTGTCGTATCTGGCAGCCAGCCTATGGATTGCAACCATTCCTGTTCCTGAAGGTGTGGAGAAAGCTCAGCGCCCATGACGTACAGAGCCGGGTAATGCGTCAATAGCTGCTCCCACTTTCGTCCAATCTCACCAGTGCCTTGCAAGGATTCCTCCACGACAAGCGAAAGCCACCTATGGCCGTACTCTGGAAAATCGACGGGAGTATGCAGGGCTCTCCAGCCGATTTGTCCTTTTTTCCAAGAAGAAAAATCAGGGGCAAGGGAGCCTTGTGCGAGCGTATTACGGATCATTCCCGCTACATGCGTAAATTGTTCAAATGGCGTGCTGGATGAATAGGTCCGATGCAAAAGCCACTGGGGGGAGACGAAAAAGGAGAGGGCCTTGGCAGGACTAAGCAAGACGCCTTGCTCGTTTTTGTCCAGGAAGGTTCCGTAATAAGATGACTCATCCCACGCAAACAGTGTTCCTGCCAATTCTTCTGGATCGACCACTGCTCCTTGTGTGTCTTTGCCAGTAATCAAGAATTGTCCGTCTGCCAAAAGCTCTCCATCTAGAACCAGTGTAGTGACGGTATTCATAAGTTGAAATTTCCTCTCCTTAGCTCTTCTTGAAAAGCACGTAACCGATTATGTTTGGCAGATAATTGTTCCACGTATCGTTCCCAGCGCGCATCTTGGTTGGCTCTGTTGTAAATCGTCCTTACTTTTTTCATGAGCTTGATCGCTTCTTTATAGGCCGTTCGATTACGTTCCGCAATGAGTCTGTTCACCTCACGTAAATAGAAAGGGAAGAGCAGAGTCGGTTCTGTTTCCTCAATTTCTTTCACCTGCACGAGCGAGATATCGGCCATGGGCACTTGAAACGACATTTGTAAATCAATCCATTGCTGAAACTGTCGTTCTTCATATAAATAGGCGGCATATTCGTGATAACTACTCGGTAAGAACTGCTTCAGCTTGGCGCCACACTCGGCTGATCGTCCCACTCGCTGCATCGCTTCCTGCCAAATGGCGATAACGAGACGGTATTGCTGTGTCTCCGCTTGACCGATTAAGGACGTTAAAGAAGCAGTCCAATCGAGAAATCGTTGCCATTCGCCATTGCGAGCGAATGATTTCATATAGGACAAGTAGAAGGAGAGGTTCAAGCGGCTCATTTTTTTCCAGATTTGCAGAGCAGCTTCGTCCTCCTTTTCCATCACATGAAAGTGGGCACGGAGCAGTAGCCCTTTTTCCTTTTCGGCGGCAGAACTGTTTTCATTGTTAATAAGCTGATCCAGCACATGGATCTCCTCTTGCATCCACTGTGGGTTCTTCAAGAGCATCCACCATAACATTTGATAGGCGAATATCCAGTAGAGAGAGGTGGCTTCGTTTTCTTTCAATTCCTTCGTCAGTTGAAGTGTATCGACGATAGCATCCTGATGGTGAGTCAAGAGAGCTGGGATATCCGCGAAGTACAATGTCCCTTCTAATTGGTCCAATAACCGCTCGGCGGTCTGAACCAAATCCAGGAACCAATATGATTGGCGGTACGTTTTGACGTATTGTGTAAGCTTCATGAGATGAAACAGATTGGCATGAATGACAAAGAGCTGTGCCCGATCCTTCGGCCACGAGGCAGCAACACTCAGTACATTTTGATAGCTCGATAATAACTCAGAGGAAGCCCGATACGATTCCATGGCCGCAAACAGATTGCGTGTCCAGCTCTCAAAAAATGCCCACCATTCTTTGACGGAGCTGTTCGAGGTAAGCGCCGAGGAAATAGACGCTGTATCCTGCTGAGCAGGAGCGGTATGGCTGTATTTATAAGTAGGAATCAGCAGATGAGGAGAAAAAGTAGCTCGCCTTGGTTGTTGGGAGCGGGTCAAAAATGTACGAGGATTCTCGAACACACTGTACATCTGAAAAAAGGTGGCAGCAATATGCTTGCAAATACGCGAATAAGGGCAGGTACACGTACTGTTTTGAACCGTTTCCATATCGAGGCGAACATGATACACCTCAGAACCTTGAACATCACTCGTCAAATACTGGCCTTGTTCTACGCGTGTATTAAAGACGACGCCATCTGAAAAGTACGTATAGCCCCGTTCAATAATGTGTCCTTCGACGGCAATTAGGATTTGCTCGCCTACCTGTATCGCTTGTTCCCGAGTCAACTCTCTTTGCAACATGTAGTCAGATCCTCCGAACGAAGTGTCATCCCTCCATTATAACCCAAAATGCGGAGAATGGAAAAAGATGCGTGTGTTCACAGGGGATAAAATAGTTGGGGCTATTAGCAGAAACAATGCTTAATTTTTCCGGGGACTGGGTGTATACTGTACACGTCGAATAAAAAGCAACTAAACGCAATGTGTTTGATTGCCTTTAGTTGTGTTTGTACAACATGAGAGAGAAGGGGCACACATGCTATCGATTTCGATTCTGCTCGTATTATCGTCAGGTCTTGCGCATGCAGTCTGGAACCTGTTCACGAAAAAAAGTGAGAACAAAATGGCGTTTCTTTGGTTGATTACCTTGCCAACAACCGTGATCATCTTGCCTGTTCTCCTTTGGGAATTGATGCACGTACAACTGACATGGTCTTTGGTTCTTTTTCTGTCTATGTCCTTTTTCTTTCAAGGATGCTATACCTTATTGATTTCAAAGGCGTA
The window above is part of the Brevibacillus brevis NBRC 100599 genome. Proteins encoded here:
- a CDS encoding SWIM zinc finger family protein, whose protein sequence is MLQRELTREQAIQVGEQILIAVEGHIIERGYTYFSDGVVFNTRVEQGQYLTSDVQGSEVYHVRLDMETVQNSTCTCPYSRICKHIAATFFQMYSVFENPRTFLTRSQQPRRATFSPHLLIPTYKYSHTAPAQQDTASISSALTSNSSVKEWWAFFESWTRNLFAAMESYRASSELLSSYQNVLSVAASWPKDRAQLFVIHANLFHLMKLTQYVKTYRQSYWFLDLVQTAERLLDQLEGTLYFADIPALLTHHQDAIVDTLQLTKELKENEATSLYWIFAYQMLWWMLLKNPQWMQEEIHVLDQLINNENSSAAEKEKGLLLRAHFHVMEKEDEAALQIWKKMSRLNLSFYLSYMKSFARNGEWQRFLDWTASLTSLIGQAETQQYRLVIAIWQEAMQRVGRSAECGAKLKQFLPSSYHEYAAYLYEERQFQQWIDLQMSFQVPMADISLVQVKEIEETEPTLLFPFYLREVNRLIAERNRTAYKEAIKLMKKVRTIYNRANQDARWERYVEQLSAKHNRLRAFQEELRRGNFNL
- a CDS encoding DEAD/DEAH box helicase, coding for MNTVTTLVLDGELLADGQFLITGKDTQGAVVDPEELAGTLFAWDESSYYGTFLDKNEQGVLLSPAKALSFFVSPQWLLHRTYSSSTPFEQFTHVAGMIRNTLAQGSLAPDFSSWKKGQIGWRALHTPVDFPEYGHRWLSLVVEESLQGTGEIGRKWEQLLTHYPALYVMGAELSPHLQEQEWLQSIGWLPDTTPFRTCLQIIEAEEHTNDWQLHVYLQNREEPDQLFLIEPHQLTAEGVATARIPADWREHWSRFLTDLAKCKEILPWQKDTQENQSRFLTRLTNEQAWIFLTSSSLQLVQAGIHVFLPAWWEQVRRVKPKLKAKITTSVGASRQSFLGVSQLMDFEWKLALGPVELSEEEFEELIKQKQRLLKIRGHWVQLTPDLFLQLQEALKKNQAKNGMSLRDVMRMHLAPTVEVEELPDDEFDFDTSLTVEVQLNQHLRELLNQLQETKRIPIMEQPSTFHGTLRHYQLEGSSWLFFLRRFGLGACLADDMGLGKTVQFITYLLHVKQHGPASTPSLLICPTSVIGNWQKELKRFAPSLQVMIHYGNDRQKKEAFLPAIKGADLVITSYALSHLDEQELGMVTWDTICLDEAQNIKNAYTKQASAVRDLKAWHRIALTGTPIENRLSELWSIFDFLNPGYLGSLGEFTQRFVHPIERDQDQQLINQVQRLIQPFLLRRVKTDPNIQLDLPDKNESKEYVPLTTEQGALYETAIQDMFDRMEKASPMERRGLILTTLTRLKQLCDHPALILNEIATTDEAGRSHKLERLLELVDDIRQKKERCLIFTQYIQMGNMLQRVLTREGYGPVYFLNGATKKEKRDEMIARFQDPTLPDDERGAIFILSLRAGGTGLNLTEANHVIHVDRWWNPAVENQATDRAHRIGQQRDVHVYKFISLGTIEERIDEMMERKLSLSQQIVGTGESWITELSTEELRDLFTLRHDWLDTKG